A window of the Henckelia pumila isolate YLH828 chromosome 3, ASM3356847v2, whole genome shotgun sequence genome harbors these coding sequences:
- the LOC140886406 gene encoding inositol-tetrakisphosphate 1-kinase 4-like isoform X2, which produces MQLDGEISDSCIRDEEEEEIGETHVNSAGPDISYSPPTSPSLSPSPSVVVGCALTSKKKKSFLQPKLIRFSRSKGIQYVSIDLNRPLLEQGPFDIILQKLAGKEWSQSIKDYQTEYPEVIILDPPQAIKNVHNRQSMLEEVAELKLPDCYGKVCIPKQLVVIKDTAAIPDEVTKAGLRLPLVKPLFVDGSAKSHELFLAYDQLSPSELEPPMVLQEFINHGGVLFKVYVVGESVKVVRRFSLPDITKCDLPKISGVFRFPRVSCAAASADEADLDPAVAELPPRPLLEGLARELRNRLGLRLFNVDMIRQKGTKDLYYVIDINYFPGYGKMPEYEHIFTDFVLGLVQNKHKQRTPAA; this is translated from the exons ATGCAGTTGGACGGAGAGATTTCAGATTCATGCATCCGTGATGAGGAAGAAGAGGAGATTGGCGAAACACACGTGAATTCAGCCGGGCCCGACATTTCCTATTCCCCGCCTACTTCTCCATCATTATCGCCCTCGCCGAGCGTTGTGGTCGGCTGTGCTCTTActtcgaagaagaagaagagtttCTTGCAGCCGAAACTTATCCGTTTTTCCCG AAGTAAGGGGATACAATATGTTTCCATCGACTTGAACAGGCCTTTATTGGAGCAAGGACCATTCGACATCATTTTACAAAAG TTAGCTGGAAAAGAGTGGTCTCAGTCTATTAAG gATTATCAGACGGAATATCCTGAGGTTATTATTCTGGATCCTCCTCAAGCCATAAAAAATGTTCACAACCGCCAATCAATGCTTGAAGAGGTCGCTGAACTGAAATTGCCTGATTGCTATG GAAAAGTTTGCATTCCAAAGCAATTGGTTGTTATAAAAGATACAGCTGCAATACCAGATGAAGTTACTAAAGCTGGATTAAGATTACCTCTAG TGAAACCTCTGTTTGTGGATGGAAGCGCTAAGTCGCATGAATTATTCCTTGCATATGATCAGTTGTCCCCCTCAGAACTGGAGCCTCCCATGGTTTTACAAGAGTTCATTAATCATG GTGGCGTTCTCTTCAAAGTTTATGTCGTTGGCGAATCCGTAAAAGTTGTCCGGCGTTTCTCTCTGCCTGATATAACCAAATGCGACTTACCTAAAATTTCTGGTGTTTTCCGTTTCCCAAGAGTTTCCTGCGCTGCAGCTAGTGCAGATGAGGCTGATCTGGATCCTGCTGTTGCTG AACTTCCTCCGAGACCTTTGCTTGAGGGACTTGCAAGAGAACTTCGTAATCGACTG GGCCTCCGGCTTTTTAATGTTGATATGATTCGGCAAAAGGGGACCAAAGATCTATATTACGTCATTGACATCAACTACTTCCCTG GATATGGGAAAATGCCGGAGTATGAACATATATTTACTGATTTTGTTCTTGGTCTggtgcaaaacaaacacaaacagAGAACTCCTGCAGCGTAG
- the LOC140886406 gene encoding inositol-tetrakisphosphate 1-kinase 4-like isoform X3 has protein sequence MQLDGEISDSCIRDEEEEEIGETHVNSAGPDISYSPPTSPSLSPSPSVVVGCALTSKKKKSFLQPKLIRFSRSKGIQYVSIDLNRPLLEQGPFDIILQKDYQTEYPEVIILDPPQAIKNVHNRQSMLEEVAELKLPDCYGKVCIPKQLVVIKDTAAIPDEVTKAGLRLPLVVKPLFVDGSAKSHELFLAYDQLSPSELEPPMVLQEFINHGGVLFKVYVVGESVKVVRRFSLPDITKCDLPKISGVFRFPRVSCAAASADEADLDPAVAELPPRPLLEGLARELRNRLGLRLFNVDMIRQKGTKDLYYVIDINYFPGYGKMPEYEHIFTDFVLGLVQNKHKQRTPAA, from the exons ATGCAGTTGGACGGAGAGATTTCAGATTCATGCATCCGTGATGAGGAAGAAGAGGAGATTGGCGAAACACACGTGAATTCAGCCGGGCCCGACATTTCCTATTCCCCGCCTACTTCTCCATCATTATCGCCCTCGCCGAGCGTTGTGGTCGGCTGTGCTCTTActtcgaagaagaagaagagtttCTTGCAGCCGAAACTTATCCGTTTTTCCCG AAGTAAGGGGATACAATATGTTTCCATCGACTTGAACAGGCCTTTATTGGAGCAAGGACCATTCGACATCATTTTACAAAAG gATTATCAGACGGAATATCCTGAGGTTATTATTCTGGATCCTCCTCAAGCCATAAAAAATGTTCACAACCGCCAATCAATGCTTGAAGAGGTCGCTGAACTGAAATTGCCTGATTGCTATG GAAAAGTTTGCATTCCAAAGCAATTGGTTGTTATAAAAGATACAGCTGCAATACCAGATGAAGTTACTAAAGCTGGATTAAGATTACCTCTAG TAGTGAAACCTCTGTTTGTGGATGGAAGCGCTAAGTCGCATGAATTATTCCTTGCATATGATCAGTTGTCCCCCTCAGAACTGGAGCCTCCCATGGTTTTACAAGAGTTCATTAATCATG GTGGCGTTCTCTTCAAAGTTTATGTCGTTGGCGAATCCGTAAAAGTTGTCCGGCGTTTCTCTCTGCCTGATATAACCAAATGCGACTTACCTAAAATTTCTGGTGTTTTCCGTTTCCCAAGAGTTTCCTGCGCTGCAGCTAGTGCAGATGAGGCTGATCTGGATCCTGCTGTTGCTG AACTTCCTCCGAGACCTTTGCTTGAGGGACTTGCAAGAGAACTTCGTAATCGACTG GGCCTCCGGCTTTTTAATGTTGATATGATTCGGCAAAAGGGGACCAAAGATCTATATTACGTCATTGACATCAACTACTTCCCTG GATATGGGAAAATGCCGGAGTATGAACATATATTTACTGATTTTGTTCTTGGTCTggtgcaaaacaaacacaaacagAGAACTCCTGCAGCGTAG
- the LOC140886406 gene encoding inositol-tetrakisphosphate 1-kinase 4-like isoform X1: MQLDGEISDSCIRDEEEEEIGETHVNSAGPDISYSPPTSPSLSPSPSVVVGCALTSKKKKSFLQPKLIRFSRSKGIQYVSIDLNRPLLEQGPFDIILQKLAGKEWSQSIKDYQTEYPEVIILDPPQAIKNVHNRQSMLEEVAELKLPDCYGKVCIPKQLVVIKDTAAIPDEVTKAGLRLPLVVKPLFVDGSAKSHELFLAYDQLSPSELEPPMVLQEFINHGGVLFKVYVVGESVKVVRRFSLPDITKCDLPKISGVFRFPRVSCAAASADEADLDPAVAELPPRPLLEGLARELRNRLGLRLFNVDMIRQKGTKDLYYVIDINYFPGYGKMPEYEHIFTDFVLGLVQNKHKQRTPAA, translated from the exons ATGCAGTTGGACGGAGAGATTTCAGATTCATGCATCCGTGATGAGGAAGAAGAGGAGATTGGCGAAACACACGTGAATTCAGCCGGGCCCGACATTTCCTATTCCCCGCCTACTTCTCCATCATTATCGCCCTCGCCGAGCGTTGTGGTCGGCTGTGCTCTTActtcgaagaagaagaagagtttCTTGCAGCCGAAACTTATCCGTTTTTCCCG AAGTAAGGGGATACAATATGTTTCCATCGACTTGAACAGGCCTTTATTGGAGCAAGGACCATTCGACATCATTTTACAAAAG TTAGCTGGAAAAGAGTGGTCTCAGTCTATTAAG gATTATCAGACGGAATATCCTGAGGTTATTATTCTGGATCCTCCTCAAGCCATAAAAAATGTTCACAACCGCCAATCAATGCTTGAAGAGGTCGCTGAACTGAAATTGCCTGATTGCTATG GAAAAGTTTGCATTCCAAAGCAATTGGTTGTTATAAAAGATACAGCTGCAATACCAGATGAAGTTACTAAAGCTGGATTAAGATTACCTCTAG TAGTGAAACCTCTGTTTGTGGATGGAAGCGCTAAGTCGCATGAATTATTCCTTGCATATGATCAGTTGTCCCCCTCAGAACTGGAGCCTCCCATGGTTTTACAAGAGTTCATTAATCATG GTGGCGTTCTCTTCAAAGTTTATGTCGTTGGCGAATCCGTAAAAGTTGTCCGGCGTTTCTCTCTGCCTGATATAACCAAATGCGACTTACCTAAAATTTCTGGTGTTTTCCGTTTCCCAAGAGTTTCCTGCGCTGCAGCTAGTGCAGATGAGGCTGATCTGGATCCTGCTGTTGCTG AACTTCCTCCGAGACCTTTGCTTGAGGGACTTGCAAGAGAACTTCGTAATCGACTG GGCCTCCGGCTTTTTAATGTTGATATGATTCGGCAAAAGGGGACCAAAGATCTATATTACGTCATTGACATCAACTACTTCCCTG GATATGGGAAAATGCCGGAGTATGAACATATATTTACTGATTTTGTTCTTGGTCTggtgcaaaacaaacacaaacagAGAACTCCTGCAGCGTAG
- the LOC140886406 gene encoding inositol-tetrakisphosphate 1-kinase 4-like isoform X4 yields the protein MLEEVAELKLPDCYGKVCIPKQLVVIKDTAAIPDEVTKAGLRLPLVVKPLFVDGSAKSHELFLAYDQLSPSELEPPMVLQEFINHGGVLFKVYVVGESVKVVRRFSLPDITKCDLPKISGVFRFPRVSCAAASADEADLDPAVAELPPRPLLEGLARELRNRLGLRLFNVDMIRQKGTKDLYYVIDINYFPGYGKMPEYEHIFTDFVLGLVQNKHKQRTPAA from the exons ATGCTTGAAGAGGTCGCTGAACTGAAATTGCCTGATTGCTATG GAAAAGTTTGCATTCCAAAGCAATTGGTTGTTATAAAAGATACAGCTGCAATACCAGATGAAGTTACTAAAGCTGGATTAAGATTACCTCTAG TAGTGAAACCTCTGTTTGTGGATGGAAGCGCTAAGTCGCATGAATTATTCCTTGCATATGATCAGTTGTCCCCCTCAGAACTGGAGCCTCCCATGGTTTTACAAGAGTTCATTAATCATG GTGGCGTTCTCTTCAAAGTTTATGTCGTTGGCGAATCCGTAAAAGTTGTCCGGCGTTTCTCTCTGCCTGATATAACCAAATGCGACTTACCTAAAATTTCTGGTGTTTTCCGTTTCCCAAGAGTTTCCTGCGCTGCAGCTAGTGCAGATGAGGCTGATCTGGATCCTGCTGTTGCTG AACTTCCTCCGAGACCTTTGCTTGAGGGACTTGCAAGAGAACTTCGTAATCGACTG GGCCTCCGGCTTTTTAATGTTGATATGATTCGGCAAAAGGGGACCAAAGATCTATATTACGTCATTGACATCAACTACTTCCCTG GATATGGGAAAATGCCGGAGTATGAACATATATTTACTGATTTTGTTCTTGGTCTggtgcaaaacaaacacaaacagAGAACTCCTGCAGCGTAG